A genomic stretch from Mycobacterium paraterrae includes:
- a CDS encoding ABC1 kinase family protein yields MSSNNHRGVARLDRVPLPVEAARIGVTGWQLTRTAGRILTKLPTKGPLQQKVIKQLPQTFADLGPTYVKFGQIIASSPGAFGEQLSREFRGLLDRVPPADKDAVHKLFKEELGGDPKDLFAHFDEEPFASASIAQVHYARLHTGEEVVVKIQRPGIRRRVAADLQILKRFAQAVELAKLGRRLSAQDVVADFSDNLAEELSFLLEAQSMEAWVSHLHPSPLGKNIRVPQVYWDLTSERVLTMERVQGIRIDDVAAIRKAGFDGTELVKALLFSLFEGGLRHGLFHGDLHAGNLYVDEKGRIVFFDFGIMGRIDPRTRWLLRELVHALLVKKDHAAAGKIVVLMGAVGTMRPEAEAAKDLEKFATPLTMQTLGELSYADIGKQLSALADAYDVKLPRELVLIGKQFLYVERYMKLLAPKWQMMSDPQLTGYFANFMVEVTREHNESELEV; encoded by the coding sequence ATGAGTTCCAACAACCACCGCGGGGTTGCCAGGCTTGACCGGGTACCACTACCGGTCGAAGCGGCGCGCATCGGCGTGACCGGTTGGCAGCTCACCCGCACCGCAGGCCGCATCCTGACCAAGCTCCCGACCAAGGGCCCGCTACAGCAGAAGGTCATCAAGCAGCTTCCGCAGACCTTCGCCGACCTGGGCCCGACCTACGTCAAATTCGGCCAGATCATCGCCTCCAGCCCCGGCGCCTTCGGCGAGCAGCTGTCCCGCGAATTCCGCGGCCTGCTCGACCGCGTTCCGCCGGCCGACAAGGACGCCGTGCACAAGCTCTTCAAAGAGGAGCTCGGCGGCGACCCGAAGGACCTGTTCGCCCACTTCGACGAAGAGCCCTTTGCCTCGGCGTCGATCGCGCAGGTGCACTACGCCCGCCTGCACACCGGCGAAGAGGTCGTCGTGAAGATCCAGCGGCCGGGTATCCGCCGCCGCGTGGCCGCCGACCTGCAGATCCTCAAACGCTTCGCGCAGGCCGTCGAGCTGGCCAAGCTGGGCCGCCGGCTGTCCGCGCAGGACGTCGTCGCCGACTTCTCCGACAATCTGGCCGAGGAGCTGAGCTTCCTGCTCGAGGCGCAGTCGATGGAGGCCTGGGTCTCCCACCTACACCCGTCGCCGCTGGGCAAGAACATCCGCGTGCCGCAGGTGTACTGGGACCTGACCTCCGAGCGGGTGCTGACCATGGAACGGGTCCAGGGCATCCGGATCGACGACGTCGCCGCCATCCGCAAGGCCGGCTTCGACGGCACCGAATTGGTCAAGGCGCTGCTGTTCAGCCTCTTCGAAGGCGGGCTGCGGCACGGCCTGTTCCATGGCGACCTGCACGCCGGCAACCTCTATGTCGACGAAAAAGGCCGGATCGTGTTCTTCGACTTCGGCATCATGGGCCGCATCGACCCGCGGACCCGCTGGCTGCTGCGTGAGCTGGTGCACGCCCTGCTGGTGAAGAAGGACCACGCCGCGGCTGGCAAGATCGTCGTGCTGATGGGTGCCGTCGGCACCATGCGACCCGAGGCCGAAGCCGCCAAGGACCTGGAGAAGTTCGCCACACCGTTGACCATGCAGACGCTCGGGGAGCTGTCATACGCCGACATCGGCAAGCAGCTGTCCGCGTTGGCCGACGCGTACGACGTCAAGTTGCCGCGCGAGCTGGTCCTCATTGGCAAGCAGTTCCTCTACGTCGAGCGCTACATGAAGCTGCTGGCCCCCAAGTGGCAGATGATGTCCGACCCGCAGCTCACCGGATACTTCGCCAACTTCATGGTCGAGGTCACTCGCGAGCACAACGAATCCGAATTAGAGGTCTAA
- a CDS encoding alpha/beta fold hydrolase — MESRSGLTRSNGAKNTVELYYEDLGDPKNPAVLLIMGLGAQLPMWPDGFCAQLVDAGYRVIRFDHRDTGLSAKMHGQRAAGSVYRRVGRYLVGRRSRVPYTLEDMTGDAVALLDHLVIGRAHVVGASMGGMIAQILAATEPARVASLAVVMSTTGKPFSRLPAWRVIRLAFNAPAKDATDEEKLAFEVRNVAVFNGPNFLPPESELRHRVQQLAQRSTYPPGVLRQFDAVLGTGSLLRFSKAITAPTVVLHGSHDPMLRPGNGRAVAAAIPGARYVVIDGMGHDLPEPVWRPIVETLTENFARTAGP; from the coding sequence ATGGAGAGTCGTAGCGGCCTAACGCGCAGTAACGGCGCGAAAAACACTGTCGAGCTTTACTACGAAGACCTCGGCGACCCGAAAAACCCGGCGGTGCTGCTGATCATGGGCCTGGGCGCCCAGCTGCCGATGTGGCCGGACGGCTTCTGCGCGCAGCTGGTCGACGCGGGCTACCGGGTGATCCGGTTCGACCACCGCGACACCGGCCTGTCGGCGAAGATGCACGGCCAGCGCGCCGCAGGATCGGTGTACCGCCGGGTCGGCCGCTATCTGGTCGGCCGGCGCAGCCGGGTGCCCTACACCCTCGAAGACATGACGGGTGACGCCGTCGCACTGCTCGACCATCTCGTCATCGGCCGGGCGCACGTCGTCGGCGCCTCGATGGGCGGCATGATCGCCCAGATCCTGGCCGCCACCGAACCGGCGCGAGTCGCGTCACTGGCCGTCGTGATGTCGACCACCGGCAAGCCGTTCTCCCGGCTGCCCGCCTGGCGAGTGATCCGGCTGGCGTTCAACGCGCCCGCCAAAGACGCCACCGACGAGGAGAAGCTTGCGTTCGAGGTGCGCAATGTCGCGGTCTTCAACGGCCCCAATTTCCTGCCGCCGGAATCCGAGCTGCGCCACCGCGTCCAACAGTTGGCGCAGCGGTCGACCTACCCGCCCGGCGTGCTGCGCCAGTTCGACGCCGTGCTGGGCACCGGCAGCCTGCTGCGCTTCAGTAAGGCGATCACCGCGCCGACGGTGGTCCTGCACGGCTCCCACGATCCGATGCTTCGGCCCGGCAACGGCCGCGCCGTCGCCGCCGCCATCCCGGGCGCCCGCTACGTGGTGATCGACGGCATGGGCCACGACCTTCCCGAACCGGTGTGGCGGCCGATTGTCGAGACGCTGACGGAGAATTTCGCCAGGACCGCCGGGCCGTGA
- a CDS encoding DinB family protein — protein sequence MPALASPVADERSALREYLAFHQSAFFAVAYGLTDEQARSSPSASDLSIGGLIKHVTAMQRTWMSRVAAAPDAPPRDPRSFDEIARDFADQHVMTADETLDGLLEKFEAECANSLRLAETADLDAKVPVPQDIPWFPKGIKDWSVRWVILHVINELTRHSGHADIVRESIDGATMYELVAALEGWSIDGWVQPWRPDGES from the coding sequence ATGCCTGCTCTCGCCTCGCCCGTCGCTGACGAACGCAGCGCGCTACGTGAATACCTCGCCTTTCACCAGAGCGCGTTTTTCGCGGTGGCCTACGGGCTGACCGACGAACAGGCCCGCTCGTCGCCGTCGGCCAGCGACCTGTCGATCGGCGGGTTGATCAAACATGTCACCGCCATGCAGCGCACCTGGATGTCGCGGGTCGCCGCCGCGCCGGACGCCCCACCGCGCGATCCCCGGTCGTTCGACGAGATCGCCAGGGATTTCGCCGACCAGCACGTGATGACGGCCGACGAGACGCTCGACGGCCTGCTGGAGAAGTTCGAGGCCGAGTGCGCGAACTCGCTGCGCTTGGCCGAGACGGCGGACCTCGACGCGAAAGTGCCGGTGCCGCAGGATATCCCGTGGTTTCCGAAGGGCATCAAGGATTGGTCGGTGCGGTGGGTCATCTTGCACGTGATCAACGAGCTGACCCGGCACTCCGGTCACGCCGACATCGTCCGGGAAAGTATCGACGGCGCCACCATGTACGAGCTGGTCGCCGCGCTGGAAGGCTGGTCGATCGACGGCTGGGTGCAGCCCTGGAGGCCGGATGGAGAGTCGTAG